One segment of Pseudomonas sp. FP2196 DNA contains the following:
- a CDS encoding response regulator: MHVLVCEDDELIASGIVAGLTAQGLTVEHVNTASKARAMLKVAEFDVMVLDLGLPDEDGLKLLQQLRQHGLEIPVLILTARDSVTDRVDGLQAGADDYLLKPFDLRELFARLQTLLRRVAGRSVNLIEHGALTYDPSSRETTLAGQPVDLSRREQSLLQALLHNRGRVLSTEQLKDSVYGFNDELESNALNVHIHHLRSKLGKGIVETVRGLGYRLGPADGGDQGK; this comes from the coding sequence ATGCACGTACTGGTTTGCGAAGACGATGAGCTGATTGCCAGCGGCATCGTTGCCGGTCTCACGGCTCAGGGGTTGACGGTCGAACACGTCAATACCGCGTCCAAGGCGCGGGCGATGCTCAAGGTCGCCGAGTTTGACGTGATGGTGCTCGATCTCGGCCTGCCCGACGAAGATGGCCTGAAACTGCTACAGCAACTGCGCCAGCACGGCCTGGAGATTCCGGTGTTGATCCTGACCGCGCGCGATTCGGTCACTGACCGGGTCGACGGCTTGCAGGCTGGTGCCGACGATTACTTGCTCAAACCGTTCGATCTGCGTGAGCTATTCGCCCGTCTGCAAACCTTGCTGCGTCGAGTGGCCGGACGCAGCGTCAACCTGATTGAACACGGTGCGTTGACCTACGACCCAAGCAGCCGCGAAACCACCTTGGCCGGGCAACCGGTGGATTTGTCGCGACGCGAACAATCCCTGTTGCAGGCCCTGCTGCACAATCGCGGCCGGGTGCTGTCCACCGAGCAGTTGAAAGACAGCGTCTACGGTTTCAATGATGAGCTGGAGAGCAACGCGCTGAACGTGCATATCCACCACCTGCGCAGCAAACTCGGCAAAGGCATCGTCGAAACCGTGCGCGGTCTGGGTTATCGCCTGGGGCCGGCCGATGGTGGAGATCAAGGCAAGTGA
- a CDS encoding ATP-binding protein has protein sequence MSLRLRLSLTLGAAFALIWALAAAWMLSDLRNQMMFSLDQRLVASARMVAGLLEQLPTLPSKGEGTHFSAEQLNIPGGMACQVSSLRGEILARSHNNPEQALEAEKMGFHDQMIDGAPWRSFTLARGDVRITTADRQIEREALNMSILLAASVPVGVALLGCLCLLWLGIGQGLAPLNRLREALMRRNADSLEPLQLQAFPSELKPLLDTQNQLFQRIGKTIERERRLTGDAAHELRSPLTAIKTHLQVARMTDGAARDQSLAKAEEGADRLHRTLEQLLLLARVEGSLSFDDGSQCSAEQVARLAIADATGGERLRIKLQLPEQLSIAPLQMPAVLSIAALRNLLDNALRHTPDDCAVELSLETIGNRVRFIVRDHGPGIAQDDLQHLTQRFWRNGQSTGCGLGLAIVQAIVQRCECALHFDSRPDGLRVELTMPLQVI, from the coding sequence ATGAGCCTGCGACTGCGCCTGAGCCTGACCCTGGGTGCCGCGTTTGCGCTGATCTGGGCACTGGCGGCGGCCTGGATGCTCAGCGACCTGCGCAATCAGATGATGTTTTCCCTTGACCAGCGTCTGGTGGCGTCCGCGCGCATGGTCGCCGGTCTGCTGGAGCAACTGCCGACCCTGCCGAGCAAGGGCGAAGGCACCCATTTCAGTGCCGAGCAACTGAACATTCCCGGGGGCATGGCCTGCCAGGTCAGTTCCTTGCGCGGGGAAATTCTCGCGCGCAGCCACAACAACCCCGAACAAGCGCTGGAAGCCGAGAAAATGGGCTTCCACGACCAGATGATCGACGGTGCGCCGTGGCGCAGTTTCACGCTCGCCCGGGGCGATGTGCGAATTACCACGGCGGATCGGCAGATCGAACGCGAAGCCCTGAACATGTCGATCCTGCTGGCGGCGTCGGTGCCGGTGGGCGTGGCGTTGCTCGGCTGCCTGTGCCTGCTGTGGCTGGGGATCGGTCAAGGGCTGGCACCGCTCAACCGTCTACGCGAAGCCCTGATGCGGCGCAATGCCGATTCGCTCGAACCGTTGCAGTTGCAGGCGTTTCCCAGCGAATTGAAGCCGTTGCTCGATACCCAGAATCAACTGTTCCAGCGCATTGGCAAGACTATCGAGCGGGAACGTCGGCTGACCGGCGACGCCGCCCACGAACTGCGCAGCCCGCTCACGGCGATCAAGACCCACCTGCAAGTGGCGCGCATGACCGACGGCGCCGCCCGCGATCAGTCGCTGGCCAAGGCCGAGGAGGGGGCTGACCGCTTGCATCGCACGCTTGAGCAATTGCTGTTGCTGGCGCGGGTTGAGGGCAGCCTGTCGTTTGACGACGGCTCGCAGTGCAGCGCCGAGCAAGTGGCACGGCTGGCGATTGCCGATGCCACGGGCGGCGAGCGCCTGCGAATCAAATTGCAACTGCCGGAACAGCTTTCGATAGCGCCATTGCAAATGCCGGCGGTGCTATCGATTGCCGCGCTGCGCAATCTGCTCGACAACGCCCTGCGCCACACCCCCGACGACTGTGCGGTCGAGTTGAGTCTGGAAACCATCGGCAACCGCGTACGTTTTATTGTGCGAGACCATGGCCCGGGCATCGCTCAGGATGATCTGCAACATCTGACCCAACGCTTCTGGCGCAACGGCCAGAGCACCGGCTGCGGCCTGGGCCTGGCGATTGTTCAGGCCATCGTCCAGCGTTGCGAATGTGCCCTGCATTTCGACAGCCGCCCGGATGGGCTGCGCGTTGAGTTGACCATGCCATTGCAGGTCATTTGA